In the genome of Vicia villosa cultivar HV-30 ecotype Madison, WI linkage group LG7, Vvil1.0, whole genome shotgun sequence, one region contains:
- the LOC131620005 gene encoding uncharacterized protein LOC131620005, with protein MANGGFPFQLPMLTKNNYDNWSIKMKALLGSQDVWDVVEKGFKEQDEASLSQSAKDTLKESRKRDKKALFLIYQSVDEDTFEKISNATTAKEAWDKLQTCNKGVEQVKKIRLQTLRGDFERLFMEESESISDYFSRVLAVVNQLKRNGEDVDDVKVMEKILRTLNPSFDFIVTNIEENKDLKTMTIEQLMGSLQAYEEKQKRKTKQKEAIEQLLQLNIKEANYVNYKSQRGRGRGQDRGRGRGRGGEGRGGYNNYSNNFNNGERSWNPQATRGRGRGNSWSRYEKSQIKCFYCNKIGHYASECRFSKKVEEKANFVEEKGGEEETLLLACQNQVEEKRNKWYLDTGASNHMCGDRSMFVEINEAATGDVSFGDNSKIPVKGKVSQGVLYRFLVAMASTIWASQLRWSRTFGKEGDGERLA; from the exons ATGGCGAATGGAGGTTTCCCTTTTCAATTGCCGATGCTCACAAAGAACAACTATGATAATTGGAGTATCAAGATGAAGGCGCTACTAGGATCTCAAGATGTGTGGGATGTCGTTGAGAAAGGCTTCAAGGAGCAAGACGAAGCCTCGTTAAGCCAAAGTGCAAAAGATACATTGAAGGAgtcaagaaagagagacaagaaaGCTCTCTTTCTCATTTATCAATCGGTGGATGAAGATACTTTTGAGAAGATATCCAACGCAACGACGGCCAAAGAAGCATGGGACAAGCTTCAAACTTGCAACAAAGGAGTTGAGCAGGTAAAAAAGATTCGTCTTCAAACTCTTAGAGGTGATTTTGAACGTTTGTTTATGGAGGAGTCCGAGTCAATTTCTGATTATTTTTCTCGAGTATTGGCCGTAGTCAATCAActtaaaagaaatggtgaagatgttgatgatgtGAAAGTCATGGAGAAAATACTTCGCACTTTAAATCCAAGTTTTGACTTCATTGTTACCAACATTGAAGAAAATAAGGATTTAAAGACCATGACCATTGAGCAACTCATGGGTTCCTTACAAGCAtatgaagaaaaacaaaagagaaaaactaAACAAAAGGAGGCTATAGAGCAACTACTACAACTCAACATAAAGGAAGCAAACTATGTAAACTACAAGAGCCAAAGAGGACGAGGACGTGGCCAAGATCGTGGACGTGGACGCGGACGTGGAGGAGAAGGAAGAGGAGGTTACAACAACTACTCTAACAACTTCAACAATGGAGAAAGAAGTTGGAATCCACAAGCGACAAGAGGTCGTGGAAGAGGAAATTCATGGTCGAGGTACGAAAAATCACAAATCAAGTGCTTCTACTGCAATAAGATTGGTCACTATGCATCCGAGTGTAGATTCTCGAAGAAGGTTGAAGAGAAAGCTAACTTTGTAGAAGAAAAAGGTGGAGAAGAAGAAACTTTGCTACTCGCATGTCAAAACcaagttgaagagaaaagaaacaagtgGTACCTCGACACTGGTGCAAGCAACCACATGTGTGGCGATCGAAGCATGTTTGTAGAGATCAATGAAGCGGCAACTGGCGATGTCTCATTTGGAGATAACTCGAAGATACCGGTCAAAGGAAAAG TGTCTCAAGGCGTGCTATACCGATTCCTCGTGGCTATGGCATCTACGATTTGGGCATCTCAACTTCGATGGTCTAGAACGTTTGGCAAAGAAGGAGATGGTGAGAGGCTTGCCTAA
- the LOC131616586 gene encoding uncharacterized protein LOC131616586, whose amino-acid sequence METEESGEGNENNTKKPSLGNEETNDVASIMLNENKPEEKLAQQETHLDVQESVARETNIGDAKNTETLAKKETEPSVDLSATKHNAELNGNMMLLEENEKLRKMMKELLGAGNERLSVISNLTGRVKDLENKLAKSRKSKKVKTKRHRSVTPKVSCDNSTE is encoded by the coding sequence ATGGAAACAGAAGAATCAGGAGAGGGAAATGAGAATAATACTAAGAAACCATCTCTTGGGAATGAAGAAACAAATGATGTAGCAAGCATCATGTTGAATGAAAATAAACCAGAAGAGAAGCTTGCACAGCAAGAAACACATCTTGATGTTCAAGAATCTGTTGCTAGAGAAACAAACATTGGTGATGCTAAAAACACAGAAACTTTGGCCAAGAAGGAAACTGAACCATCGGTAGATTTATCTGCTACCAAGCATAATGCAGAGTTGAATGGTAACATGATGTTATTGGAAGAGAATGAGAAGCTAAGGAAGATGATGAAGGAGTTACTTGGAGCTGGGAATGAACGATTAAGTGTAATATCAAATTTGACTGGGAGAGTGAAAGATTTGGAGAATAAGTTAGCCAAAAGTAGGAAGAGTAAGAAAGTGAAGACAAAGAGACATAGATCAGTAACTCCCAAAGTGTCATGTGATAACTCTACTGAATAA
- the LOC131616587 gene encoding BAG family molecular chaperone regulator 6-like, producing MTDKTEPCSPIQVSQTKTDENMAANTAIHEDGKEERRVLLDADAAVVIQTAYHGYLVRKSQPLKKLRQIAEVSKEVTNVKDRIEAFGDSSNLQIDDKEKVAIGETIRRLLLKLDTIQVCESEIANKFHYLVYYK from the coding sequence ATGACAGACAAGACTGAGCCATGTTCGCCAATTCAGGTATCCCAAACAAAGACTGATGAAAACATGGCCGCAAACACAGCAATTCATGAagatggtaaagaagaaagacgaGTTTTATTGGATGCAGATGCTGCTGTTGTGATACAAACTGCTTATCATGGTTATCTAGTACGAAAATCACAGCCATTAAAGAAACTGAGGCAGATAGCTGAAGTCAGTAAAGAGGTGACTAATGTTAAGGATCGCATTGAGGCTTTTGGAGATTCTTCTAATCTTCAAATTGATGACAAGGAGAAAGTTGCCATTGGAGAGACCATAAGGAGACTATTGTTGAAATTGGATACTATACAGGTATGTGAATCTGAGATAGCTAACAAATTTCACTATCTGGTCTATTATAAATGA
- the LOC131620004 gene encoding uncharacterized protein LOC131620004: MLDVEGASESQSHVGYGSVNLDITPVVSVDAMDSTSNFSDKMDVELESEVIDIPIEVDKLNMTAFKELPVGVIDEDTTEDSARERLDSEMLMKELPVGVLDDEDAATSEETNTAEKEVFIKELLDENAEKSEAERTDYKEKDTELEQPLVEENEGVQSSEESDGG; encoded by the coding sequence ATGTTGGATGTGGAAGGTGCAAGTGAATCTCAGTCCCATGTTGGTTATGGATCAGTTAATCTGGATATCACCCCAGTGGTTTCTGTTGACGCGATGGATTCCACAAGTAACTTTTCCGATAAAATGGACGTGGAATTGGAATCGGAGGTCATTGACATTCCTATTGAGGTTGATAAACTCAATATGACTGCATTTAAAGAACTTCCTGTGGGAGTTATTGATGAAGATACCACCGAAGATTCTGCAAGGGAAAGGTTAGATTCTGAAATGCTTATGAAGGAGCTTCCGGTGGGAGTACTCGATGATGAAGACGCTGCCACATCTGAAGAGACTAATACTGCTGAAAAAGAGGTATTTATTAAAGAACTGCTTGATGAGAATGCAGAGAAATCTGAAGCAGAGAGAACTGACTATAAAGAAAAAGATACTGAACTAGAGCAGCCACTGGTTGAAGAAAATGAAGGGGTGCAGTCTAGTGAGGAATCAGATGGTGGGTAA